In Chryseobacterium turcicum, a single window of DNA contains:
- the metI gene encoding methionine ABC transporter permease MetI, with protein MLSDTLISLLSKGIWETVYMTFVSGFFGFVLGLPVGILLFVTRKGQLLENRIYNRILSILVNIFRSIPFIILIVWMIPFTRALVGTSIGMNAALVPLSIGAAPFIARLVENSLLEIPNGLIETARALGASPLQIIRKVLLPEALPSLINNATITLITLVGYSAMGGAVGAGGLGQIGYQYGYIGYDALIMNLVLGLLVTLVFIIQFSGDRLAKRVDHR; from the coding sequence ATGCTTAGTGATACACTAATTTCGCTTCTGTCAAAAGGAATTTGGGAGACCGTTTATATGACTTTTGTTTCCGGATTTTTCGGTTTTGTGTTAGGACTTCCTGTTGGAATTCTTCTTTTTGTCACCCGAAAAGGACAGCTTTTAGAAAACAGAATTTATAACAGAATTCTGTCGATTTTAGTGAATATTTTCAGGTCGATTCCTTTTATTATTTTAATTGTCTGGATGATTCCTTTCACAAGAGCTTTGGTAGGAACTTCTATCGGAATGAATGCGGCATTGGTTCCTCTAAGCATAGGAGCTGCACCGTTTATTGCAAGATTGGTTGAAAATAGCCTTTTGGAAATTCCGAATGGATTGATAGAAACTGCGAGAGCTTTAGGAGCAAGTCCTTTACAAATCATCAGAAAAGTTTTATTGCCTGAAGCTTTGCCATCGCTCATCAATAATGCAACAATTACTTTGATTACTCTTGTAGGATATTCTGCAATGGGAGGCGCTGTAGGAGCTGGTGGATTAGGACAAATTGGTTATCAATACGGATATATCGGCTACGATGCATTGATTATGAATCTCGTTCTTGGCTTGCTGGTTACTTTGGTTTTTATCATTCAGTTTTCAGGGGATCGATTGGCGAAAAGAGTTGACCATCGTTGA
- a CDS encoding metallophosphoesterase family protein, producing the protein MEKYFNLQNIKNDPVTSAYASNLEDFILEYQPLYWIHGHIHTPTRYKIGETEVICNPHGYITEKYNGYEKELIIEV; encoded by the coding sequence TTGGAAAAGTATTTTAATTTACAGAATATTAAAAATGACCCTGTTACTTCAGCTTACGCTTCCAATCTTGAAGATTTTATTTTAGAATATCAACCTCTTTATTGGATTCACGGTCATATTCATACGCCTACAAGATATAAAATAGGAGAGACGGAAGTCATTTGCAATCCACACGGTTATATTACCGAAAAGTACAATGGTTACGAAAAAGAACTGATTATTGAAGTTTAA
- a CDS encoding sigma-70 family RNA polymerase sigma factor — MTKNEALKIWIEEYSESLLRRAIFLLSDKLEAEDIVQEVFIAAFSSYDSFEGKSKPLTWLNTILNNKVADFYRKKYKSEPTIKLDHFFDETGSWKNDSVLNDWNVSNPESELLDNQDFNKSLEDCIEDLPSRWKIPMKMYYLEEKKAPEVSQELDISTTNLWKILQRTRMQLRECLEMNWFSKS; from the coding sequence ATGACGAAAAACGAAGCTTTAAAAATTTGGATTGAAGAATATTCTGAATCCTTGCTCAGAAGAGCTATTTTTCTGCTGTCGGATAAGCTGGAGGCGGAAGATATCGTTCAGGAAGTTTTCATTGCCGCCTTTTCATCTTACGACTCTTTTGAAGGGAAAAGCAAACCTTTAACTTGGCTCAACACGATTCTTAATAATAAAGTGGCTGATTTTTACCGTAAAAAATACAAGTCGGAACCAACGATTAAACTCGACCATTTTTTTGATGAAACCGGTTCCTGGAAAAATGATTCGGTCTTAAATGACTGGAATGTTTCTAACCCGGAATCTGAACTTTTAGACAATCAGGATTTTAATAAAAGTCTGGAAGATTGCATAGAAGATTTGCCTTCGCGATGGAAAATCCCCATGAAAATGTATTACCTTGAGGAAAAAAAAGCACCCGAAGTAAGTCAGGAATTAGATATTTCTACGACTAATCTTTGGAAGATTTTACAGCGAACCAGAATGCAGTTGCGAGAGTGTCTTGAAATGAATTGGTTTTCAAAATCATAA
- the msrB gene encoding peptide-methionine (R)-S-oxide reductase MsrB encodes MKNIFTFLGITLGIAVFATSCGDAKQQSSSIKKENETTMNARNVKEVYFAGGCFWGTEHFFQQIRGVVGTEVGYANGNKKNPTYEEVVSHTTGFAETVKVKYDPEQVDLKLLIDLYFKTIDPTSIDKQGNDRGDQYRTGIYSTDKDTEAIIKEEVQKLSKNYNKPVVVETIPLKNFYTAESYHQDYLDKNPGGYCHIEPGLFEMAKNANPLPKAKYQKQDKEVLKKTLTAEQYKVTQENATERPYSNEYDKEFREGIYVDITTGEPLFISTDKFESGCGWPSFSKPISKNVIDEKNDNSIGMARTEVRSKTGDAHLGHVFDDGPKDKGGLRYCINSASLKFIPKGEMKAKGYGDYISLLNKK; translated from the coding sequence ATGAAAAATATATTCACATTTCTCGGAATAACTCTGGGAATTGCAGTCTTTGCGACAAGCTGCGGAGATGCAAAACAACAATCTTCATCAATTAAAAAAGAAAATGAGACCACTATGAATGCTAGAAATGTAAAAGAAGTTTATTTTGCAGGCGGTTGCTTTTGGGGAACCGAGCATTTTTTTCAACAAATCAGAGGGGTTGTAGGAACTGAAGTTGGGTATGCCAACGGAAACAAGAAAAATCCTACTTATGAAGAAGTAGTCAGTCATACTACAGGTTTTGCCGAAACTGTAAAAGTAAAATATGACCCCGAACAAGTTGATTTGAAATTATTAATCGATTTGTATTTTAAAACCATTGACCCTACAAGCATCGACAAACAAGGAAATGACAGAGGTGACCAGTACAGAACGGGAATTTATTCTACCGATAAAGATACGGAGGCTATTATTAAAGAAGAAGTTCAGAAATTATCTAAAAATTACAACAAGCCTGTCGTTGTAGAGACGATTCCTTTGAAAAACTTCTATACTGCGGAATCTTATCATCAGGATTATTTAGACAAAAATCCGGGAGGCTACTGTCACATTGAGCCAGGATTGTTTGAAATGGCAAAAAATGCCAATCCGCTTCCAAAAGCGAAATACCAAAAGCAGGATAAGGAAGTTTTGAAGAAAACACTAACTGCTGAACAATATAAAGTGACTCAGGAAAATGCAACAGAAAGACCTTATTCTAATGAATATGATAAAGAATTTCGTGAAGGGATTTATGTAGATATTACAACTGGAGAGCCGTTATTTATTTCTACGGATAAATTTGAATCGGGTTGCGGATGGCCAAGTTTTTCGAAGCCGATTTCTAAAAATGTAATCGATGAAAAAAATGATAACTCAATCGGAATGGCGAGAACAGAGGTGAGAAGTAAAACCGGTGATGCCCATTTGGGTCACGTTTTTGATGACGGCCCGAAAGATAAAGGTGGATTGAGATATTGCATTAATTCTGCTTCCCTAAAGTTTATTCCGAAAGGTGAAATGAAGGCAAAAGGATACGGAGATTATATTTCTCTTTTGAATAAAAAGTAA
- a CDS encoding methionine ABC transporter ATP-binding protein yields MIEIKNISKTFHQKKQAFKALDNINLNIEKGDIVGIIGFSGAGKSTLIRTVNLLEKPDEGQIIIDGKDFTKLNSRQLAQERKKIGMIFQHFNLLSSRTVFENIALPLELDDVNKDNIKEKVNELLKIVGLEDKAHEYPKSLSGGQKQRVAIARALANDPYLLLCDEATSALDPATTQSILELLRDINHRLGITILLITHEMEVIKAICNHVAVIDKGQLVSKGTLSEMITNKENPIIKQFLNSGVMTIPQELNKKLQKEPQDGLFPLVEIELNESISVEKLLSVIYDQYKIPYKLLKADVEYLGNSNFGKLLLQLQGEAEENQKAIYYFNQNNIQNTVKGYA; encoded by the coding sequence ATGATAGAGATAAAGAATATTTCAAAAACATTTCATCAGAAAAAACAAGCTTTTAAAGCTTTAGACAATATCAATTTAAACATAGAAAAAGGTGATATTGTTGGAATTATCGGTTTTTCGGGAGCCGGAAAAAGCACATTAATCCGAACCGTTAATTTATTGGAAAAACCCGATGAAGGACAAATTATCATCGACGGAAAAGATTTTACAAAATTAAATTCCAGACAGTTGGCTCAAGAAAGAAAAAAAATAGGAATGATTTTTCAACATTTCAATCTTCTTTCATCGAGAACGGTTTTTGAAAACATTGCACTTCCACTAGAATTGGATGATGTAAATAAAGATAATATCAAAGAAAAGGTAAATGAACTTTTAAAAATAGTAGGACTGGAAGATAAAGCGCATGAATATCCGAAAAGTCTTTCTGGCGGACAAAAGCAAAGGGTTGCCATCGCAAGAGCCCTTGCAAATGACCCTTACCTCCTACTTTGTGACGAAGCAACAAGCGCACTCGATCCGGCAACCACTCAATCTATTTTAGAATTATTGAGGGATATTAATCACCGTTTAGGAATCACAATTTTGTTGATAACCCACGAAATGGAAGTGATAAAAGCCATTTGTAACCACGTTGCCGTCATCGATAAAGGACAATTAGTATCAAAAGGAACTTTGAGTGAAATGATCACCAACAAAGAAAATCCTATTATCAAACAATTTTTAAACTCAGGTGTTATGACTATACCACAAGAACTTAATAAAAAACTACAGAAAGAGCCACAAGATGGTTTGTTTCCGCTAGTTGAAATCGAACTTAACGAAAGTATCAGCGTAGAAAAACTACTTTCTGTAATCTATGATCAATATAAAATTCCGTACAAACTTCTGAAAGCTGATGTAGAATATCTCGGTAACTCCAACTTCGGAAAACTGTTGCTACAATTACAGGGTGAAGCTGAAGAAAATCAGAAAGCCATCTATTATTTTAATCAGAATAACATTCAAAATACAGTAAAAGGATATGCTTAG
- a CDS encoding saccharopine dehydrogenase family protein, whose protein sequence is MKGKILIVGGYGAVGSSIAEHLMKIYPHQIIIAGRSFSKAQAKAEHLQNKVIPHQLDINNSNDFSILNDVELVIMCLDQQNTDFVESCISKGISYIDISADYQNLQKIEKLHFLAEQNNSTVVLSVGLAPGITNLLAQHVVSQIENVKSVHIFMLLGLGEKHGDHAYRWMFENVDSNYILKINDEEKALKSFTQPLKTNLSGERNFYLFNFSDQHVLLNTLDVPKVQTRMAFDVEWFTELTAFLRKLRLTKLFRNKKVQDFAIQSFKNFPMGTDIFGVKVIAKDKNGNSKGLSLKGNNEGRITASVAVEIAILVLNGNLPNGVFHSHQLVKDIPMFLNKLKNYDAGFQLNI, encoded by the coding sequence ATGAAAGGGAAGATATTAATTGTCGGTGGTTACGGCGCGGTAGGAAGTTCGATTGCAGAGCATTTGATGAAGATATATCCACATCAGATTATTATTGCAGGGCGAAGTTTTTCGAAAGCTCAGGCAAAAGCAGAACACCTTCAAAACAAAGTTATTCCGCATCAGTTGGATATTAATAATTCTAACGATTTTTCAATTTTAAATGATGTTGAATTGGTTATTATGTGTCTCGATCAGCAGAATACTGACTTTGTTGAGTCTTGTATTTCTAAAGGAATTTCCTACATCGATATTTCAGCAGATTACCAAAATTTGCAAAAAATTGAAAAGCTCCATTTTTTAGCCGAACAAAATAATTCAACAGTAGTTTTAAGCGTAGGTTTAGCTCCCGGAATTACCAATCTTTTAGCACAACATGTCGTTTCTCAAATAGAAAATGTAAAATCAGTTCATATATTTATGCTTTTAGGTTTAGGTGAAAAACATGGAGATCATGCCTATCGATGGATGTTTGAGAATGTAGATTCCAATTACATACTGAAAATAAATGATGAGGAAAAAGCTCTAAAAAGTTTTACCCAACCTTTGAAAACCAATCTTTCAGGTGAGAGAAATTTTTATCTTTTTAATTTTTCAGACCAACATGTTTTGCTCAATACTTTAGATGTCCCAAAAGTGCAGACCAGAATGGCTTTTGATGTAGAATGGTTTACAGAGCTTACTGCATTTCTCAGAAAATTAAGATTGACCAAGCTTTTCAGAAACAAGAAAGTTCAGGATTTTGCGATTCAAAGTTTTAAAAACTTTCCAATGGGAACTGATATTTTTGGAGTAAAAGTAATTGCCAAAGATAAAAATGGAAACTCAAAAGGACTAAGTCTCAAAGGAAATAACGAAGGTCGAATTACCGCCTCTGTTGCAGTAGAAATTGCAATTTTAGTTCTTAATGGAAATCTTCCGAACGGTGTTTTTCACAGTCATCAATTGGTGAAAGATATTCCGATGTTTTTAAATAAGCTTAAAAATTATGATGCAGGTTTTCAATTAAATATTTAA
- a CDS encoding glycoside hydrolase family 3 C-terminal domain-containing protein has protein sequence MLKKTVLLSLFTLISASSMAQTNTTPVYLDESKPVEQRIQDALSRMTLEEKIAMLHAQSKFSSPGVPRLGIPEFWTTDGPHGVRPEVMWDEWDQAGWTNDSIIAYPALTALSATWNKKMSWNYGKALGEEARYRKKDILLGPGVNIYRTPLNGRNFEYMGEDPYLTSKMVVPYIQGVQSNGVATSVKHFALNNQEMFRHTSNVIIDDRTLYEIYLPPFKAAVTEGDSWTIMGAYDMYKNQYASQNKYLLNDILKGEWKYKGVVVSDWGAVNNTEQAIHNGLDVEFGSWTNGLSAGTRNAYDNYYLAKPYLDLIKSGKVGTAELDDKVTRLLRLAYKTTMNTKKPFGNIASEEHKAVAKEIGEEGIVLLKNQNNVLPIDINKAKKIAVIGENAIKVMTVGGGSSSLKVKYETLPLDGIKAKFGKNSDVQYARGYVGDIGGEYNGVKSGQDLKDTRSPEELLNEAVELAKKSDYVIFVGGLNKADFQDSEGNDRKSYGLPYNQDNVISALSKANKNFTVVLITGNAVAMPWIKDVPSVVQGWYLGSEAGNSIASILAGDANPSGKLPFTFPVKLEDNSAHTMGEYPGNKEELAAGKGKDQKNPINITYNEGIFVGYRWHDTKKIKPLFSFGHGLSYTTFEFGKAKADKTSMNQDDKITFTVTVKNTGKKAGAEVAQLYITDVKSSVERPAKELKGFEKVFLNPGEQKEVTFTIDKTALSYFHIQKHDWVAEPGDFEAQIGNSSDAIKTKVKFTLK, from the coding sequence ATGTTGAAGAAAACTGTACTACTAAGTTTGTTTACGCTAATATCTGCCTCATCAATGGCTCAAACCAATACGACTCCTGTTTATTTAGACGAATCTAAGCCTGTTGAACAGCGAATTCAGGACGCACTTTCCAGAATGACACTGGAAGAAAAAATAGCTATGCTTCATGCACAGTCAAAGTTCAGTTCTCCCGGCGTTCCAAGATTGGGAATTCCTGAATTCTGGACAACCGACGGACCACACGGAGTTCGCCCCGAAGTAATGTGGGATGAATGGGACCAAGCCGGATGGACCAACGACTCCATTATCGCCTACCCTGCTTTGACCGCTTTATCAGCAACATGGAACAAGAAAATGTCTTGGAACTATGGTAAAGCCTTAGGTGAAGAAGCAAGATACAGAAAAAAAGACATTCTTTTAGGACCTGGAGTAAACATTTACAGAACACCTTTAAACGGAAGAAACTTCGAATATATGGGTGAAGATCCGTATTTAACCTCTAAAATGGTAGTTCCTTACATTCAGGGAGTGCAATCTAATGGAGTGGCAACTTCTGTAAAACATTTTGCATTAAATAATCAGGAAATGTTCCGTCATACAAGCAACGTGATTATTGATGACAGAACGTTGTATGAAATTTATCTTCCACCTTTCAAAGCTGCAGTAACAGAAGGAGATTCTTGGACAATTATGGGTGCTTACGATATGTATAAAAACCAATATGCAAGCCAAAATAAATATCTTTTAAATGACATTCTTAAAGGAGAATGGAAATACAAAGGTGTTGTGGTTTCAGATTGGGGCGCAGTTAACAACACAGAACAGGCAATTCACAACGGACTAGATGTAGAATTCGGAAGCTGGACCAATGGTCTTTCTGCAGGAACAAGAAATGCATACGACAATTATTATTTAGCAAAACCTTACTTAGACCTTATTAAATCTGGAAAAGTAGGAACTGCAGAGCTTGACGACAAAGTGACAAGGCTTTTACGTTTAGCTTATAAAACTACGATGAACACCAAAAAACCTTTTGGAAACATCGCTTCTGAGGAACACAAAGCCGTAGCAAAAGAAATCGGTGAAGAAGGAATTGTTTTATTGAAAAACCAAAACAACGTACTTCCTATCGACATCAACAAAGCAAAGAAAATTGCGGTAATTGGTGAGAATGCTATCAAAGTAATGACTGTAGGTGGAGGTTCTTCTTCATTAAAAGTAAAATATGAAACGTTACCTTTAGACGGAATCAAAGCGAAGTTTGGAAAAAATTCAGACGTACAATATGCAAGAGGCTATGTAGGAGACATCGGTGGTGAATACAACGGTGTGAAATCTGGTCAGGATTTGAAAGATACGCGTTCTCCGGAAGAATTATTAAACGAAGCTGTTGAGTTGGCAAAAAAATCTGACTATGTTATTTTCGTAGGCGGATTAAACAAAGCAGATTTCCAGGATAGCGAAGGAAACGACAGAAAAAGCTACGGACTTCCGTACAATCAAGACAACGTAATCTCTGCTTTGTCAAAAGCAAACAAAAATTTCACGGTTGTTTTAATTACAGGAAATGCAGTGGCAATGCCTTGGATTAAAGATGTTCCTTCAGTAGTTCAGGGTTGGTATTTAGGCTCTGAAGCAGGAAATTCTATCGCTTCTATTTTGGCGGGTGACGCCAATCCTTCAGGAAAACTGCCGTTTACCTTCCCTGTAAAATTAGAAGACAATTCAGCGCACACAATGGGTGAATATCCAGGAAATAAAGAAGAATTAGCTGCCGGAAAAGGAAAAGACCAGAAAAATCCTATCAACATTACCTACAACGAAGGAATATTTGTAGGGTACCGTTGGCATGATACCAAAAAAATTAAGCCTCTATTCAGTTTCGGTCATGGTTTAAGCTACACTACTTTCGAGTTTGGAAAAGCCAAAGCCGATAAAACAAGCATGAATCAGGATGATAAAATCACATTCACGGTTACTGTAAAAAATACAGGTAAAAAAGCGGGTGCTGAAGTGGCACAGCTTTATATTACCGATGTAAAGTCGTCTGTTGAACGCCCTGCGAAAGAACTGAAAGGTTTCGAAAAAGTATTCTTAAACCCTGGTGAGCAGAAAGAAGTGACTTTCACCATCGACAAAACTGCTTTAAGCTATTTCCATATTCAGAAACACGACTGGGTTGCAGAACCTGGAGATTTCGAAGCACAAATAGGAAACTCTTCAGATGCTATCAAAACAAAAGTGAAGTTTACGCTAAAGTAA
- a CDS encoding DUF417 family protein, which translates to MQQTFQQKGLPTYKIGYYISLFGAAIILLWIGAFKFTPTEAAAIRPLVENHFLTFFVYDIMSEQAVSNIIGVIEIIIALLLIFSVKFASLKKYGGIGMVVTFLVTLSYLFTTPNVWHIVDGVPVTDFFILKDLMLLGFGLMLLNGKNEHT; encoded by the coding sequence ATGCAACAGACATTTCAACAAAAAGGCTTACCAACGTACAAAATCGGTTATTATATTTCGCTTTTCGGAGCAGCAATTATTTTGCTTTGGATTGGCGCTTTCAAATTTACCCCTACCGAAGCAGCTGCCATAAGACCATTGGTAGAAAACCATTTTCTCACGTTTTTCGTATATGATATTATGAGCGAACAAGCGGTTTCTAATATAATCGGTGTCATAGAAATTATCATTGCCTTGTTATTAATCTTTAGCGTGAAATTTGCATCTCTTAAAAAATATGGAGGCATCGGAATGGTTGTTACTTTTTTGGTGACGTTAAGTTACCTCTTTACAACACCGAATGTTTGGCATATTGTAGACGGCGTTCCCGTTACTGACTTTTTTATTCTTAAAGATTTGATGCTTTTAGGATTTGGTTTAATGCTTTTAAATGGAAAAAATGAACACACCTAA
- the metQ gene encoding methionine ABC transporter substrate-binding lipoprotein MetQ: MKNIKILGLAVSLLLFGACNSPKKDDPNFIKVGITSGPEQQIAETAKKVAKEKYNLEVELVSFNDYVIPNEALNNGDIDANAFQHVPYLNEQSKQRGYKLAVIGNTFVYPIVAYSKKIKNISELQNGSTIVIPNDPTNGGRSLLLLQKKGLLKLKNGIGSLPKVTDIVENPKQLKILEIEAPQLPRVLDDKEVVIAIINNNFAAQAGLDADKNGIFKEDKDSPYMNVIVSREDNKNTDKVKNFLKAYQSKEVEDKAKEVFKGGAVKGWN, translated from the coding sequence ATGAAAAATATAAAAATTTTAGGATTAGCAGTAAGCTTACTGTTATTCGGAGCATGTAATTCTCCAAAAAAAGACGACCCCAATTTTATCAAAGTAGGAATAACTTCCGGTCCTGAGCAACAGATTGCCGAAACCGCTAAAAAAGTAGCTAAAGAAAAATATAATCTGGAAGTAGAATTGGTTTCTTTCAATGATTACGTGATTCCCAATGAGGCTTTAAATAATGGCGACATCGATGCGAATGCTTTCCAACACGTGCCTTATCTGAACGAACAATCAAAACAACGAGGTTATAAACTAGCCGTTATCGGAAATACTTTTGTTTATCCAATTGTAGCGTATTCAAAAAAGATAAAGAATATTAGCGAGCTTCAAAACGGAAGTACTATCGTGATTCCAAACGACCCTACCAATGGAGGACGTTCTCTTTTACTTTTACAAAAAAAAGGGTTACTCAAATTAAAAAATGGAATTGGTTCCCTACCCAAAGTAACCGATATTGTAGAAAATCCTAAACAGTTGAAAATACTTGAAATAGAAGCACCACAATTGCCCAGAGTATTAGACGATAAAGAAGTGGTCATTGCTATTATCAACAATAATTTTGCAGCTCAAGCTGGATTGGATGCCGATAAAAACGGAATTTTCAAAGAAGATAAAGATTCTCCTTACATGAATGTTATCGTTTCAAGAGAAGACAATAAAAATACAGATAAAGTAAAAAACTTCCTGAAAGCGTATCAGTCTAAAGAAGTGGAAGATAAAGCCAAAGAAGTCTTCAAAGGCGGCGCTGTAAAAGGCTGGAATTAA